One window from the genome of Saimiri boliviensis isolate mSaiBol1 chromosome 2, mSaiBol1.pri, whole genome shotgun sequence encodes:
- the ARRDC1 gene encoding arrestin domain-containing protein 1, with amino-acid sequence MGRVQLFEISLSHGRVVYSPGEPLAGTVRVRLGAPLPFRAIRVTCTGSCGVSHKANDAAWVVEESYFNSSLSLADKGSLSAGEHSFPFQFLLPATAPTSFEGPFGKIVHQVRAAIHTPRFSKDHNCSLVFYILSPLNLNSIPDIEQPNVASATKKFSYKLVKTGSVVLTASTDLRGYVVGQALRLHADIENQSGKDTSPVVASLLQKVSYKAKRWIHDVRTIAEVEGAGVKAWRRAQWHEQILVPALPQSALPGCSLIHIDYYLQVSLKAPEATVTLPVFIGNIAVNHAPLSPGPGLGLPPGVPALVVPSAPPQEEAEAAAGGPHFLDPVSLSTKSHSQQQPPLGTLGSVPGAPAPGPQDGSPAPHPLHPPLCISTGATVPYFAEGSGGPVPTTSTLILPPEYSSWGYPYEAPPSYEQSCGDVDHSLTPES; translated from the exons ATGGGGCGAGTGCAGctgttcgagatcagcctgagccaCGGCCGCGTCGTCTACAGCCCCGGGGAGCCTCTGGCCGGGACCGTGCGCGTGCGCCTGGGGGCGCCGCTGCCGTTCCGAG CCATCCGGGTCACCTGCACAGGCTCCTGCGGGGTCTCCCACAAGGCCAATGAtgcagcctgggtggtagaggagAGTTACTTCAACAGTTCCCTGTCACTGGCGGACAAGG GGAGCCTGTCCGCTGGAGAGCACAGCTTCCCTTTCCAGTTCCTGCTTCCTG CCACAGCACCCACATCCTTTGAGGGTCCTTTTGGGAAGATCGTGCACCAGGTGAGGGCTGCCATCCACACGCCACGGTTTTCCAAGGATCACAACTGCAGCCTCGTGTTCTATATCTTGAGCCCCCTGAATCTGAACAGCATCCCAGACATTGAG CAACCCAATGTGGCCTCTGCCACCAAGAAGTTCTCCTACAAGCTGGTGAAGACAGGCAGCGTGGTCCTCACAGCCAGCACTGACCTCCGCGGCTACGTGGTGGGGCAGGCACTGCGGCTGCACGCCGACATTGAGAACCAGTCGGGCAAGGACACCAGCCCTGTGGTGGCCAGTCTGCTGCAG AAAGTGTCCTATAAGGCCAAGCGCTGGATCCATGATGTGCGGACCATTGCCGAGGTGGAGGGAGCGGGCGTCAAGGCCTGGCggcgggcacagtggcacgaACAGATCCTGGTGCCCGCCTTGCCCCAGTCGGCCCTGCCAGGCTGCAGCCTCATCCACATTGACTACTACCTACAG GTCTCTCTGAAGGCGCCAGAAGCTACAGTGACCCTCCCGGTCTTCATTGGCAATATTGCTGTGAACCATGCCCCACTGAGccctgggccaggcctggggctgcCTCCCGGGGTCCCAGCCCTGGTGGTGCCTTCTGCACCAccccaggaggaggcagaagctgcgGCTGGTGGCCCCCACTTCTTGGACCCAGTCTCCCTTTCCACCAAGAGCCACTCGCAGCAGCAGCCCCCGCTGGGCACCTTGGGTTCTGTGCCTGGCGCGCCTGCGCCTGGTCCTCAGGATGGCAGCCCTGCCCCACACCCGCTGCACCCTCCCTTGTGCATTTCAACAGGTGCCACTGTCCCCTACTTCGCTGAGGGCTCTGGGGGGCCAGTGCCCACCACTAGCACCTTGATTCTTCCTCCGGAGTACAGCTCATGGGGCTACCCCTATG AGGCCCCACCGTCCTATGAGCAGAGCTGCGGCGACGTGGACCACAGCCTGACCCCTGAGAGCTGA